The following proteins are co-located in the Candidatus Dormiibacterota bacterium genome:
- the truA gene encoding tRNA pseudouridine(38-40) synthase TruA has translation MPHGAQSRRTRPRGRHDLAGSSRPRRKARGSRSRGRLTALRCTVEYDGTEFHGFQRQASVRTVAGVLEDALAKIFGERIAVTGAGRTDAGVHATGQVVSFRTPGAFPAERLAVALNAVLDDDLAVRDVAEAGDDFSARRCALERTYVYAILNRAAPSPLLARYAWHVRRALDLDAMIAAAAHLAGEHDFRSFCALPENGRTVRRLSECALDRRGELVRLQVSADGFLHHMVRAMVGTLVECGDGRRDPASLLAVLAARERRAAGITAPARGLYLAGVRYAGYDSYGEPWVGEVPPARPPELR, from the coding sequence ATTCCTCACGGTGCGCAATCGCGTCGCACCCGACCGCGAGGACGTCATGACCTGGCCGGATCTTCTCGACCTCGACGAAAAGCGCGAGGTTCCCGTTCGCGTGGGCGTCTGACCGCGCTGCGCTGCACCGTCGAATACGACGGTACGGAGTTCCACGGTTTTCAGCGACAGGCGTCGGTTCGCACCGTCGCCGGCGTTCTGGAGGATGCGCTCGCCAAGATCTTTGGCGAGCGCATCGCCGTAACGGGGGCTGGGCGCACCGACGCCGGCGTGCATGCAACGGGGCAAGTGGTCTCGTTTCGCACTCCGGGTGCGTTTCCGGCCGAGCGGCTCGCCGTCGCGCTCAACGCCGTGCTCGACGACGACCTTGCGGTGCGCGACGTTGCCGAAGCCGGCGACGATTTTTCGGCGCGCCGCTGCGCGTTAGAGCGCACGTACGTCTACGCGATTCTGAATCGCGCCGCGCCCTCGCCCTTGCTGGCCCGCTACGCGTGGCATGTCCGGCGCGCGCTAGACCTCGACGCGATGATTGCGGCTGCGGCGCATCTAGCCGGCGAGCACGATTTCCGCTCGTTCTGCGCGCTGCCGGAGAACGGCCGCACGGTACGCAGGCTCTCCGAGTGCGCGCTCGATCGCCGTGGCGAGCTCGTGCGGCTGCAGGTGAGCGCAGATGGGTTTCTTCATCATATGGTGCGCGCGATGGTCGGCACGCTCGTCGAGTGCGGCGATGGGCGCCGCGACCCGGCGAGCCTGCTCGCCGTACTGGCGGCCCGAGAGCGCAGAGCTGCGGGCATCACCGCCCCCGCCCGCGGTCTCTACCTCGCCGGCGTTCGCTATGCGGGGTACGACTCGTACGGCGAGCCGTGGGTCGGGGAGGTGCCGCCCGCTCGCCCGCCGGAACTGCGCTAA
- a CDS encoding DUF5069 domain-containing protein produces MDLTKEYPRSVHEEMLGLVQLPRTIDKAKAVVHGNVGEYNYDCPMDQGLFEFLGVTGEELLDVVRTAKGDREIEERLAPIVRKKSPAEIERWNRDWLSHRPEGRSLEGFLTVRNRVAPDREDVMTWPDLLDLDEKREVPVRVGV; encoded by the coding sequence ATGGATCTAACAAAAGAATACCCCCGCAGCGTGCACGAGGAGATGCTGGGCCTCGTCCAGCTTCCGCGCACGATTGACAAAGCCAAAGCCGTCGTACACGGGAACGTCGGCGAATACAATTACGATTGCCCGATGGACCAAGGACTCTTCGAGTTCCTCGGCGTCACGGGTGAGGAGTTGCTCGACGTCGTGCGCACCGCAAAGGGCGATCGCGAAATCGAAGAGCGGCTCGCGCCAATCGTGCGCAAGAAATCGCCCGCCGAGATCGAGCGTTGGAATCGCGACTGGCTGAGCCATCGCCCCGAGGGACGCTCCTTGGAAGGATTCCTCACGGTGCGCAATCGCGTCGCACCCGACCGCGAGGACGTCATGACCTGGCCGGATCTTCTCGACCTCGACGAAAAGCGCGAGGTTCCCGTTCGCGTGGGCGTCTGA
- the lysS gene encoding lysine--tRNA ligase has product MDSGGVGKTEAALVAARREHLERLRARSGDPFAQTRYPVDATAAELTARYGFLENGQDAAAEGWSLAGRLLGKRTMGKSIFADLQDSAGRVQLYIKKDDVGEQGFADWDDLERGDLVGVRGYMFRSKMGELTLRVTSATVLGKSLQPLPDKWHGLQDVEKRYRQRYVDLIVNPEVRESFLQRSRILSEMRRFIDAQDFFEVETPTLLHVAGGAAARPFLTHVNALDQTMQLRIATELNLKRLIVGGIDRVYEIGRIFRNEGIDTTHNPEFTMLELYAAYWNVHDMLEFNEALLARLVEVVSGGASELKLGDRTLSFARPFARIGYFDALAQYSDGKLTQERLLDAKGAAAALEELGLPPSPAHGHALDKIFDRVVQDNLVQPTFVMDYPAVISPLAKRKAGDRELVDRYELFCAGMEISNAFTELNDPDDQRARFEAQAAQRAAGDQEIPEPDWDFVRALEYGMPPTAGIGIGVDRLVMLLTNNVSVRDVILFPLQRQHG; this is encoded by the coding sequence TTGGACTCTGGTGGCGTAGGCAAGACCGAGGCTGCGCTCGTCGCTGCGAGGCGAGAGCACCTCGAGCGGTTGCGCGCGCGCAGCGGCGACCCGTTCGCACAAACGCGCTATCCCGTCGATGCAACCGCTGCCGAGCTGACGGCGCGCTACGGGTTTTTGGAGAACGGGCAAGACGCCGCAGCGGAGGGCTGGAGCCTCGCGGGACGTCTGCTCGGAAAGCGCACGATGGGCAAGAGCATCTTCGCGGATCTTCAAGATTCCGCTGGCCGGGTGCAGCTCTATATAAAGAAGGACGACGTCGGCGAGCAGGGCTTCGCCGATTGGGATGATCTCGAACGAGGCGACCTCGTCGGCGTGCGCGGGTACATGTTTCGCTCGAAGATGGGCGAGCTGACCCTGCGCGTGACGTCCGCGACCGTGCTGGGAAAATCGCTGCAGCCCCTTCCCGACAAATGGCATGGCTTGCAGGACGTCGAGAAACGCTATCGCCAGCGCTACGTCGACCTCATCGTCAATCCGGAGGTTCGGGAATCGTTTCTGCAGCGCAGCCGCATCCTTTCGGAGATGCGCCGCTTCATCGACGCGCAGGACTTCTTCGAAGTCGAGACGCCGACGCTCTTGCACGTCGCCGGCGGTGCGGCGGCGAGGCCCTTCCTGACGCACGTCAACGCGCTCGACCAAACGATGCAGCTGCGCATCGCAACAGAGCTGAACTTGAAGCGCCTGATCGTCGGCGGCATCGATCGCGTCTACGAGATCGGGCGCATCTTTCGCAACGAAGGCATCGACACGACGCACAACCCGGAGTTCACGATGCTCGAGCTGTATGCCGCGTACTGGAACGTGCACGACATGCTGGAGTTCAACGAAGCGCTCCTCGCGCGGCTCGTCGAGGTCGTCTCCGGCGGTGCGAGCGAGCTGAAGTTGGGCGACCGCACGCTGTCGTTCGCGCGACCTTTCGCGCGCATCGGCTATTTCGACGCGCTCGCGCAGTACAGCGACGGGAAGCTGACGCAGGAGCGCCTGCTCGACGCAAAGGGCGCGGCAGCCGCGCTCGAGGAACTGGGCCTGCCGCCGTCTCCGGCGCACGGCCACGCGCTCGACAAGATCTTCGACCGGGTTGTGCAAGACAACTTGGTGCAGCCCACCTTCGTGATGGACTATCCGGCGGTGATCTCGCCGCTCGCCAAGCGCAAAGCAGGCGATCGCGAGCTCGTCGATCGCTACGAGCTGTTCTGCGCGGGCATGGAGATCAGCAATGCCTTCACGGAGCTGAACGATCCCGACGATCAGCGAGCCCGCTTCGAGGCGCAGGCCGCACAGCGTGCTGCGGGCGACCAAGAGATTCCCGAGCCCGATTGGGACTTCGTGCGGGCGCTCGAGTACGGCATGCCGCCGACCGCCGGCATCGGCATCGGCGTCGACCGGCTCGTGATGTTGCTCACGAACAACGTCTCGGTGCGCGACGTCATTCTCTTCCCGCTGCAACGCCAGCACGGGTGA
- the greA gene encoding transcription elongation factor GreA, with the protein MNDKEIILTAEGLTKLQLELDELKSVHRREVNDRIRQAKEYGDLSENAEYEDAKQEQAFIEGRILRIESMIRNARLIEETEYAAGEVHLGAVVKVKDVKSDDTYEFTIVGSAEADPPKQRISNESPLGGALMGHKKGETIDVTTPRGIVKYRIEQIKTNGAKKIKKAS; encoded by the coding sequence TTGAACGACAAAGAGATCATCTTGACCGCCGAGGGCCTCACGAAGCTCCAGCTGGAGCTCGACGAGTTGAAGAGCGTGCATCGCCGCGAGGTCAACGACCGCATTCGTCAGGCCAAAGAGTACGGCGACCTGAGCGAAAACGCGGAGTACGAAGATGCAAAACAGGAGCAAGCCTTCATCGAAGGCCGCATCTTGCGCATCGAATCGATGATTCGCAACGCGCGCCTGATCGAAGAGACGGAGTACGCCGCCGGGGAAGTGCATCTCGGCGCGGTGGTCAAGGTCAAGGACGTCAAGAGCGACGATACGTACGAGTTCACGATCGTCGGTTCGGCGGAAGCCGATCCGCCCAAGCAGCGCATCTCCAACGAATCGCCGCTCGGCGGCGCGCTCATGGGGCACAAGAAGGGCGAGACGATCGACGTCACCACGCCGCGCGGAATCGTCAAGTACCGCATCGAGCAGATCAAGACCAACGGGGCGAAAAAGATAAAGAAGGCGTCCTGA